A stretch of DNA from Lotus japonicus ecotype B-129 chromosome 4, LjGifu_v1.2:
CATTGTCTTACTTTCACCATAGCCTCTCTATCCCAAAATCTTCTACTATCAATAATTCATCAAGCACTCGAGCAACCTCTAAACAATCCGTTGCACTGACTTATGCGTTTGTCGTTTCTGCTTAATGCATTAAatcattttaagaaaaaaacctAAACaaattgaaatgattttttttactcttCACAGTTCACACTTTATTTACCACATAGTAGTAATTATCTTTTCTCACCTTGACGAATTTTGTTAGTCCCAAAAAGAGGCAAAACTGTAATAAAACCCACGTTATTAAATTTTGGAAGTCTTGTATAAACGAGTCCACAGCGTGATTAACAAGGCGTGATTGAAAAAACTGAAAACCCCATCCTGATTTCACGTTATTGCCGGCCAACAGTGTCTTTCTCCCCCCAGATTTTCCATCTTCCCAAACACTCCCTAACGACAACAACACCCTTCACCCTtgttaataaaaacaaaaaaacaaaaaaaccacaAATTCTGACATATCCGAGAATAATGCTCATCATCATCAGCATATCTTAATCTTCATTCTTCCATCCATGTTCTTTCCCCTCTCTCTTTCCCTTTCTCTCTTCACTCCAAACAAACCCTTCTTCGATTCTTCTACTTCACTCTTGTTCCAAACTTCCAATCACACAAAATCAATTATCTAAAAAAaggaacaaacaaacaaaacccTAGACCGTTTCGGTGGAGGAAACGAAACGatggccaccaccaccaccagtcTTACCGGCGGAGCTGGCGGAGACGACCGTGTCCTCGCGGCGGCTCAACAGATCCTCAAGAGCCTCAAAACCCCCAAGGAGGATCGCGACGACATGCTGTTAATCTTCTCCACCTTCGATAACCGCCTCTCCGGCATCTCCGACCTCATCAACAACGCCGATGACTCCAAATCCTCCACCGAAGAAGAGCTTGACCGCTTCGACGCCGCCGAGAAGGTCATCCTCTCCGACGCTTCTCTCTCCGGCGAGCCTTCGCATCAATCGACGTCGCTGTTTGATCCGCCGAATGATCCCGTTGAGTATTTCACCGCTGTTGATGAGATCATCCAGTGGATGGAGCATTTCTCGATCTCCTCCGCCGGAGAGACCGTCCAGGCCGTAGTTGACCGCGCCGAGAACGCGATCCAGCTCGCTATGTCGAGGCTTGAGGACGAGCTTCGTCACGTGCTGATCTGCAACACCGTCCCTCCCGATGCTGTTAGCCGATGCGGCGGCTCGACCCGGAGATTCTCCACCTCGTTCGGCTCGCACGATGGTCCGATCTATGAGAATCTTGAGAGCTTCGGCGAGGGCAGTGATCGTGGATGTCACCGGTTTAATCCGAGCCTTGGGGATGATTTGTTTGTTGATTTGGTGCGTCCTGAGGCGATTCCGAACCTCAAGGACATCATCGATCGCATGGTTAGGTCTGGTTATGAGAGGGAGTGTCTTCAGGTATATAGCGGTGTTCGTCGTGATGCTTTGGATGAGTGTTTGATTATTCTTGGCGTTGAGAAGCTGAGTATTGAAGAGGTGCAGAAGATTGATTGGAAGAGTTTGgatgagaagatgaagaattggGTGCATGCGGTTAAGGTGGTTGTTGGGGTTTTGTTGAGTGGGGAGAAGAGGCTGTGTGAGAGTTTGTTTGGTGAATTGGAGGAGTTGAAGGAGGTAGGTTTCAATGAGATTGCTAAAGGGTGTATTATGCAGTTGTTCAATTTCGCAGAGGCCATTGCCATTTGTAAGAGGTCGCCGGAGAAGTTGTTCAGGATATTGGATATGTATGAGGCTTGGAGTGATGCTTTGCCTGATTTGGAGGATATGGTTTCGGTTGTGTATGTGATCAATGAGGCCAAGGTGGTGCTGAAGGGGCTTGGTGAGGCAGCCAAAGGGACATTTACTGAGTTTGAGAATTGTATTCGGAATGAGACTTCTAAAAAACCAGTACTCACTGGGGATGTTCATCCTCTGCTTCGATATGTCATGAATTACCTGAAGTTGCTTGTGGATTATGGTGCCGCGATGGATTCACTTTTGGAAATCAGTGAAGAGGATCTTTACCGTTTTCAAAATGATTTGGGTGGTGATGGTTCCCAGTTAGAGACCATGTCCCCGTTAGGGCGTCAAGTACTGTTGTTGATGTCTGAGCTTGAGTACAATCTTGAGGAGAAGTCTAAACTCTATGAGGACGCCGCATTACAGCAGGTGTTTTTGATGAACAATCTATATTACCTGGTGCGGAAAGTGAAGGACTCGGATCTTAGGACTGTGTTGGGTGATGATTGGATTCGTAAGCGCCGCGGTCAGATAAGGCAGTATGCAACAGGCTACCTCAGAGCCTCTTGGAGCAAGGCCTTGTCTTgtttgaaggatgaagggaTTGGAGGGAGCTCTAGTAATGCATCAAAGGTGGCTTTGAAGGAGAGGTTCAAGAGTTTCAATGCATGTTTTGAAGAAATATACAGGGTTCAGACTGCTTGGAAGGTACCGGATGAACAGCTTCGTGAGGAGATGCGAATATCTATATCAGAGAAGGTGATTCCTGCATACCGCTCGTTTGTGGGGAGGTTTAAGAGTCAGCTAGAGGGAAGGCATTCGGGGAAATACATTAAGTATACACCAGAGGATCTAGAGACCTATTTATTAGATTTATTTGAAGGATCCCCTGCTGTGTTGCATCACATAAGGAGAAAGAGTACATAGTATACTGTAAGATATGCCTTCTACAGGTGAACTCATTTTATGTGAGGATTAGTTTGAAAATATTTCCTGTCTCATGTGTATCCTCTACCTGGATAGGTGTTTATGTTACAGATCTTAATGTTAGAATGGGATTTTGTGAATTCAACTTTCCTCCCATGCCCCTTCCCAAACATCCAAaaaagatttttctttctttttagctCTGCAAAGTGGGAATACTGTAATATCTTTTGTATATATTCACAAATGTAGTGTCTCGCACAGCTTATCGATGTCGTTGTCATTAATCACTATACTTGTTGAAATAGTTCTTTCATCCTTGTAGCTACCTGAAATCTGATATTGTGTGTATTTACATACCTGCATGCGACCTGAAATCATTGAAAGGACAATGATTTTCTTACCTGATAGATATTAGATACATTATTATTTGTGCATATTTTATGGTTAGCTTTTAATAATTGAATTGAGGAAATGAGTTGTAGGTGTAGCAGAAAGCCAGAAACAAGATCTACACATGATTAAAATTTGCACATGAAAAGGCTTACATGACTGTCAGAATGTTGTTGATAATCCAGGAAGAATTCAAGAAATAGGTCAATAGTTAATACTTAATATGATAATGTCTGAAACTTTGATGTGAGAACTGAGTTGATCATAATGGTT
This window harbors:
- the LOC130714488 gene encoding exocyst complex component EXO70B1, producing the protein MATTTTSLTGGAGGDDRVLAAAQQILKSLKTPKEDRDDMLLIFSTFDNRLSGISDLINNADDSKSSTEEELDRFDAAEKVILSDASLSGEPSHQSTSLFDPPNDPVEYFTAVDEIIQWMEHFSISSAGETVQAVVDRAENAIQLAMSRLEDELRHVLICNTVPPDAVSRCGGSTRRFSTSFGSHDGPIYENLESFGEGSDRGCHRFNPSLGDDLFVDLVRPEAIPNLKDIIDRMVRSGYERECLQVYSGVRRDALDECLIILGVEKLSIEEVQKIDWKSLDEKMKNWVHAVKVVVGVLLSGEKRLCESLFGELEELKEVGFNEIAKGCIMQLFNFAEAIAICKRSPEKLFRILDMYEAWSDALPDLEDMVSVVYVINEAKVVLKGLGEAAKGTFTEFENCIRNETSKKPVLTGDVHPLLRYVMNYLKLLVDYGAAMDSLLEISEEDLYRFQNDLGGDGSQLETMSPLGRQVLLLMSELEYNLEEKSKLYEDAALQQVFLMNNLYYLVRKVKDSDLRTVLGDDWIRKRRGQIRQYATGYLRASWSKALSCLKDEGIGGSSSNASKVALKERFKSFNACFEEIYRVQTAWKVPDEQLREEMRISISEKVIPAYRSFVGRFKSQLEGRHSGKYIKYTPEDLETYLLDLFEGSPAVLHHIRRKST